A single region of the Xiphophorus maculatus strain JP 163 A chromosome 3, X_maculatus-5.0-male, whole genome shotgun sequence genome encodes:
- the LOC102236233 gene encoding mannan-binding lectin serine protease 2-like — MFRLSLFLLLLPCSSYSTLLGWMESPGYPRGYLPHKSLNWTKCAPKGQTVSIRLIHLDLENSQDCENDAVKISSKGNLIALLCGKRDYKELQETVNPLLFSSPGGCLTLLFHSDYSNTERHTGFRGFYTLQDFNECEDEQINKCSHFCHNFLGGYHCSCRHGYQLDEDKHTCMVGCAEDLSGLKRGDISSLSWPEAYAENTNCKYTLSVEDNLQLELHFSEGFDVEQSPEGDCIDELRIETHSETLGPFCGNKPPPSPFLTHSSHVQIHFISDGSGTNKGFNIHFKTRDKVCRPVTSNSNVTHLKEEYHRGESVTVTCDLGYVADSPGGLTRQYGTTCQSNGAWAPMYACEIVDCGWPDLGRDSILQMVNPEDQNTKYGSRMQFYCTSKFYTLEGNDTSTCNADGEWTRMPNCNEVCGMPEPSSTARILGGKVATLGEVPWQLFITRPKFGAASLINDQWAVTAAHVVNDIPRESIQLYGGLIDTTTISRTDVSPIPIEKIIVHPSYRGALPQTNYDNDIALIKFTSKVKLGTNLLPICLPEVNRGVMEGEQGTVSGWGATFQDSNWNSTSDVLQYVDVPVYSLTKCGNTPSLYSKAMSFTNNMFCAGGKGADSCKGDSGGPFVSPMLSSGVGPHYLIGIVSWGAPCVRGGATGDKKGYYTKVENYVNWINEIKKNEAGSINSDMDIFNARIGWTSFIIWFLRVLVCECVPLPDSGQNHSPQCPQLYPVNLQKQWEISVPDGFQINLTFTHVDIKSSITVLHDEKVLGKFCGNENSADGRHPGHQPILSPGSRLTLKIQLSDYNPDRNQNVGFSAQYQAIDIDECSAPEPEDGSGPLCSQICLNTLGSYRCACHHGYGLRSDQRTCMLIDCGEPEPLLNGGVTLLSGFQNQYLSVVQYHCNEPFYSSYGGINVSLTCEADGQWRSNHDVILRPACLPVCGRPTKQIENDFQRIIGGNDAAEHTIPWQALINVGSSRGGGMIIADRWILTGANVVVFNGQVQTPEAVSVYLGVTDVHQIIENPSLNVTAVHVHSEYNNSNYLNFDHDIALIKLKDPITFQAAIMPLCLPSEDDTYDTGMMGMVSGFGIADKGKLRFLTNKLKYVHVPVVEQKKCSNSLKGMPSSQTPKLTNNMFCAGTPEGGKDSCNGDSGSGFTLQSENGRFWAAGIVSWGLKCGQKGKYGFYTKVANYVDWINKIMRENIED, encoded by the exons ATGTTCAGATTAAG CCTCTTTCTCCTTCTGCTGCCCTGCTCCTCATATTCCACGCTGTTGGGATGGATGGAGTCTCCTGGGTACCCCAGGGGGTATTTGCCTCATAAAAGTTTAAACTGGACCAAGTGCGCGCCCAAAGGTCAAACCGTCTCCATCAGACTGATCCACCTGGACCTGGAGAACAGCCAAGACTGTGAAAATGATGCTGTGAAG ATCTCATCCAAAGGGAACCTGATAGCTCTTCTGTGTGGGAAAAGAGACTATAAGGAGCTTCAGGAGACGGTGAACCCACTGCTGTTCTCCTCCCCTGGCGGCTGCCTCACTCTTCTGTTTCACTCCGATTACTCCAACACCGAGAGACACACTGGCTTCAGAGGGTTTTATACGCTTCAAG ACTTTAATGAGTGTGAGGACGAGCAAATCAACAAATGCTCTCACTTCTGCCACAACTTCCTCGGAGGCTACCACTGCTCCTGTCGTCATGGTTACCAGCTGGACGAGGACAAACACACTTGTATGG TGGGCTGCGCTGAGGACCTGTCGGGGTTGAAAAGAGGTGACATATCCAGTCTTTCCTGGCCTGAAGCGTACGCAGAAAATACCAACTGTAAATACACCCTGTCTGTGGAGGACAACCTTCAGCTGGAGCTGCACTTCTCTGAGGGTTTCGATGTGGAGCAGAGCCCTGAGGGAGACTGCATAGATGAGCTGAGG ATTGAGACTCACTCTGAGACTTTGGGTCCATTCTGTGGTAACAAACCCCCACCTTCTCCTTTTCTCACTCACTCGAGCCACGTCCAAATCCATTTCATCTCTGACGGGTCTGGGACTAACAAGGGCTTTAATATCCACTTCAAGACCAGAG ATAAGGTCTGTCGACCTGTGACCTCAAACTCAAATGTGACTCATCTGAAAGAAGAATATCATCGGGGAGAATCAGTGACCGTAACTTGTGATCTTGGCTATGTTGCAGATTCA CCTGGCGGTCTAACGAGACAGTATGGCACAACCTGCCAGAGCAATGGTGCATGGGCTCCCATGTACGCCTGTGAAA TTGTGGATTGTGGTTGGCCGGACCTTGGACGTGACAGCATCCTTCAGATGGTGAATCCAGAGgatcaaaacacaaagtatGGCAGCCGGATGCAGTTTTACTGCACTTCAAAGTTCTACACACTGGAAGGAAATG ATACAAGCACTTGTAACGCCGATGGCGAGTGGACCAGGATGCCAAACTGCAATGAAG TGTGTGGAATGCCAGAACCGTCAAGCACAGCCAGAATTTTGGGAGGAAAGGTGGCAACGCTGGGAGAAGTACCGTGGCAGCTTTTCATAACACGTCCAAAGTTCGGAGCAGCATCGCTGATAAACGATCAGTGGGCCGTCACAGCAGCACACGTTGTGAACGACATCCCGAGAGAATCAATTCAACTCTACGGTGGACTGATAGATACAACAACTATTAGTAGAACTGATGTATCTCCCATTCCAATTGAAAAAATCATAGTGCATCCCAGCTACAGAGGAGCCTTACCACAAACAAATTATGATAATGATATAGCTCTGATAAAATTCACGTCCAAAGTGAAGCTTGGAACAAACCTCCTGCCTATTTGCTTGCCAGAAGTAAACAGAGGTGTGATGGAGGGAGAACAAGGCACAGTGTCTGGCTGGGGGGCTACATTTCAGGATAGTAATTGGAATAGCACATCAGACGTCTTACAATACGTTGACGTTCCCGTTTACTCCCTCACTAAGTGTGGGAACACACCTAGTCTTTATAGCAAAGCCATGAGTTTTACTAACAACATGTTCTGCGCTGGAGGAAAAGGGGCAGACAGTTGCAAGGGAGACAGTGGCGGTCCTTTTGTTTCACCCATGTTGTCTTCAGGCGTAGGGCCCCATTATCTGATTGGCATTGTGTCGTGGGGCGCTCCCTGTGTGAGGGGAGGTGCAACAGGTGACAAGAAGGGTTATTACACCAAGGTGGAGAATTATGTCAACTGGATTAATGAGATCAAGAAAAATGAAGCagggagt ATTAATTCAGACATGGACATATTCAATGCCAGGATTGGTTGGACATCTTTCATCATATG GTTTCTGCGTGTGttggtgtgtgagtgtgtccCACTGCCGGACTCAGGGCAGAACCATTCCCCCCAGTGTCCTCAGCTCTATCCCGTCAACCTGCAGAAGCAGTGGGAGATCAGCGTGCCGGACGGCTTCCAGATCAACCTGACCTTCACACATGTGGACATCAAATCCTCAATTACT GTTTTACATGATGAAAAGGTTCTTGGAAAGTTTTGTGGCAATGAGAACTCTGCTGATGGACGTCACCCCGGCCACCAGCCCATTTTGTCTCCAGGCAGCAGACTCACCCTGAAAATCCAGCTGAGTGACTACAACCCGGACCGAAACCAGAATGTGGGATTTTCTGCTCAGTACCAAGCAATAG ACATTGATGAATGCTCAGCACCAGAACCTGAGGATGGATCAGGTCCACTCTGCTCTCAGATCTGCCTCAACACACTTGGGTCATATCGCTGTGCTTGTCACCATGGCTACGGGCTGCGCTCAGACCAACGCACCTGCATGT TAATTGACTGTGGAGAACCTGAGCCTCTGCTGAATGGAGGAGTAACATTGCTGTCTGGCTTCCAGAACCAATATCTTTCTGTTGTTCAGTATCATTGCAATGAACCATTTTATTCTTCATATGGTGGCATTAATG tTTCTCTCACCTGTGAAGCAGATGGACAGTGGAGATCCAACCATGATGTTATTTTAAGACCAGCATGCCTACCAG TTTGTGGTCgaccaacaaaacaaattgaaaatgacTTTCAGAGGATTATTGGAGGAAATGATGCTGCAGAGCATACCATCCCATGGCAAGCTTTAATAAATGTAGGtagcagcagaggaggaggtaTGATCATAGCAGATCGCTGGATTTTGACTGGAGCTAATGTGGTTGTGTTTAATGGACAAGTACAAACTCCTGAGGCTGTATCT GTTTACCTTGGAGTTACAGATGTTCACCAAATTATAGAAAATCCTTCCCTGAATGTAACTGCAGTCCATGTTCACTCTGAATATAATAAttcaaactatttaaattttgaCCACGACATTGCATTGATAAAACTTAAAGACCCGATCACATTCCAAGCAGCAATAATGCCACTGTGTTTGCCATCAGAGGATGACACATATGACACCGGAATGATGGG gATGGTATCTGGCTTTGGCATTGCAGACAAAGGCAAGCTGCGTTTTCTAACAAATAAGCTGAAGTATGTACATGTTCCAGTGGTGGAACAGAAAAAATGCAGTAATTCTTTGAAGGGAATGCCTAGTAGCCAGACACCAAAACTGACAAACAACATGTTCTGTGCTGGAACTCCTGAAGGTGGGAAGGACTCTTGCAATGGTGACAGTGGGAGTGGCTTCACTCTGCAATCTGAAAATGGACGATTCTGGGCTGCTGGGATTGTCAGCTGGGGGTTAAAATGTGGACAGAAAGGAAAATACGGATTTTATACCAAAGTGGCAAACTATGTAGACTGGATTAACAAGATCATGCGAGAAAACATTGAAGattaa
- the LOC102236826 gene encoding retinol-binding protein 1, producing the protein MSKPNYSGTYHLVEQDNMDTYLEALDINFALRKIVCLLKPTKEITHDPATGAMKIRTLTTFKNFNMDFTIGKEFTEDLGPVDGRTCQTTVSWEGDKLVCVQRGEKEGRGWTHWLEGNKLHLEMRVQGIVAKQVFQKAN; encoded by the exons ATGTCTAAACCCAATTACTCCGGGACGTATCATCTGGTGGAGCAGGACAATATGGACACCTATCTGGAAGCTTTag ATATTAATTTCGCCCTGAGGAAGATCGTGTGTCTGCTGAAACCCACTAAGGAGATCACCCACGACCCGGCCACGGGGGCCATGAAGATCCGAACCCTCACCACTTTCAAGAACTTCAACATGGACTTCACCATCGGGAAAGAGTTCACGGAGGACCTGGGACCCGTGGACGGCCGTACCtgccag ACCACAGTGAGCTGGGAAGGAGACAAACTTGTTTGTGtacagagaggagagaaagagggacGAGGCTGGACCCACTGGCTGGAAGGCAACAAGCTCCATTTG GAGATGAGAGTTCAAGGCATCGTTGCCAAGCAAGTCTTCCAGAAGGCCAATTGA
- the ltbr gene encoding tumor necrosis factor receptor superfamily member 3: MANITCEVKKNKSKDGHCCDQCPAGMFVAEDCTATENTKCESCPEGSYTEHPNYLKKCIGCNSCVENSQIKTNCTDQKNTVCECKPGFFSTQEDVDHCKAWTKCSVGYGVKNKPTSTNDTVCTPCEKGTYSNVTDFSSPCQPHFRCEAYGLQVKTPGTKTTNAICQECKSQCCWILPASLWAGLVLTILVVAALIFWRAKRRSYRPVKHSVPVTMVTVVAEPVLAPPELLSHCQESCTDCKQSPFNSDDGSIIRSISDSLDLSTPMTPLKPSVSFIEPEQTNCSSIYPISSAFCRSYSEPQEDEWCGT; this comes from the exons ATGGCAAATATAACCTGTGAAGTCAAGAAGAACAAGAGTAAAGATGGACATTGTTGTGATCAATGTCCTGCAG GAATGTTCGTAGCAGAAGATTGTACCgccacagaaaacacaaagtgtgaGTCTTGTCCCGAAGGGTCTTACACAGAGCACCCGAACTACCTGAAGAAATGCATTGGCTGTAATTCCTGCG TTGAAAATAGTCAAATAAAGACCAACTGCACAGATCAGAAGAACACTGTTTGTGAGTGTAAGCCAGGTTTCTTCTCCACCCAAGAAGACGTTGATCACTGCAAGGCCTGGACTAAATGCTCTGTGGGTTATGGAGTTAAAAATAAAC CTACTTCTACAAATGACACAGTCTGCACTCCGTGTGAGAAAGGAACGTACAGCAACGTCACAGATTTCTCCTCACCTTGTCAACCGCATTTCAG GTGTGAAGCCTACGGACTACAGGTGAAAACTCCAGGAACCAAAACAACGAATGCCATCTGTCAAGAATGTAAATCTC AGTGTTGCTGGATCCTGCCGGCATCCCTGTGGGCCGGACTTGTTTTGACTATTTTGGTCGTGGCGGCGCTCATCTTCTGGAGAGCAAAGCGCAGATCCTATAGACCAG TCAAACACAGTGTTCCTGTTACCATGGTGACGGTTGTTGCCGAACCGGTCCTCGCTCCACCAGAGCTGCTGTCTCACTGCCAAGAGAGCTGCACAGACTGCAAACAATCCCCTTTTAactcag ATGACGGTTCGATCATTCGCAGCATATCGGACAGCCTGGACCTGAGTACTCCCATGACTCCGCTGAAGCCCTCCGTCTCCTTCATTGAACCCGAACAAACCAACTGCAGCTCAATATACCCCATCAGCAGCGCCTTCTGCAGGTCGTACTCGGAGCCCCAGGAGGACGAGTGGTGtgggacataa